The Rhododendron vialii isolate Sample 1 chromosome 5a, ASM3025357v1 genome contains a region encoding:
- the LOC131325067 gene encoding F-box/kelch-repeat protein At3g23880-like, whose translation MEVIATKLLSQVWKNKRRRRRRTMAAGSQSTASRTTFHLPLEITIEILSRLPVKTLLRFKSVCKNWYALIKTQDFISKHLQTLSAPNSTPLLLIKYYNHNAQNYAMSLLSNDGSSGPIDFPFLTPKNYHSVRDISFLGERTRNDFSIAGVCNGLVCINLSRFGYPLVICNPSTREFRKIPNSNWNWLDENGFNGSIGVRQVSFGFGFHPSANDYKLIRIVLDLTPMRKDNIRADLYVMSTDTWTEIDVNKLLLFFMYEFGEEYNNVVQICGSSASAVLNGVFYWPGREVPTDQMVVMSFDLGDEVFQKIRTPECLDRIWETNWKLMEFNDKLALVVSPDERGFDVWVLNENESSWTKQVKVGSFPRIAIEDGDNRVVGGGKNNELLVTEHKVSGDLKLFSYDTKTGETKDILSRDAPYQSFVYLCAETLLPVMQANTLN comes from the coding sequence ATGGAAGTAATCGCTACAAAATTGCTCAGTCAAGTTTGGAAGaacaagaggaggaggagaagaagaactATGGCGGCGGGTAGCCAATCCACTGCATCAAGGACGACGTTCCATCTGCCGTTGGAGATAACGATTGAAATCCTATCGAGATTGCCAGTGAAAACCCTCTTGCGATTCAAATCTGTATGCAAAAACTGGTACGCTCTCATCAAAACCCAGGATTTTATTTCCAAACATCTTCAAACCCTCTCCGCTCCTAATTCCACCCCTCTCCTCTTAATCAAATACTACAATCATAATGCCCAAAACTACGCCATGTCTTTACTTTCCAACGATGGGTCCAGCGGCCCAATCGATTTCCCATTTTTAACTCCCAAGAATTACCATTCCGTTCGGGACATTTCCTTTCTTGGGGAACGGACTAGGAATGATTTTTCCATTGCGGGTGTCTGTAATGGTCTGGTTTGCATTAATTTGTCTCGCTTTGGATATCCCTTGGTTATATGCAATCCCTCGACAAGAGAGTTTCGGAAAATTCCAAACTCCAACTGGAATTGGTTAGATGAGAATGGTTTCAATGGCTCTATTGGTGTTAGGCAGGTTAGTTTTGGGTTTGGCTTCCATCCCAGTGCTAATGACTACAAGTTGATTAGGATTGTGCTTGATCTTACTCCTATGAGAAAAGACAATATCCGAGCTGATTTGTATGTCATGAGCACCGATACTTGGACAGAAATTGATGTTAATAAGCTCTTGTTGTTCTTTATGTATGAGTTTGGGGAGGAATATAACAACGTAGTGCAAATTTGTGGTTCTTCTGCTTCAGCAGTCTTGAATGGAGTTTTCTATTGGCCAGGCCGTGAAGTCCCGACTGATCAAATGGTTGTTATGTCCTTCGACTTGGGTGATGAGgtgtttcaaaaaataagaacaccaGAGTGCTTGGATAGGATTTGGGAAACAAACTGGAAATTAATGGAATTTAATGATAAACTTGCTTTGGTTGTTTCTCCCGATGAAAGGGGCTTTGATGTGTGGGTGTTGAATGAAAACGAGAGTTCTTGGACTAAGCAAGTTAAAGTTGGATCTTTCCCTAGGATTGCAATTGAAGATGGTGATAATAGAGTGGTGGGAGGTGGGAAAAATAATGAATTGTTAGTGACTGAGCATAAAGTTTCTGGTGATTTAAAGCTCTTTTCGTATGACACAAAGACCGGGGAAACTAAGGATATTCTTTCTCGTGACGCTCCATATCAATCCTTTGTTTATTTGTGTGCAGAGACCCTACTTCCAGTCATGCAAGCCAACACGCTCAACTAG